The following are from one region of the Candidatus Kryptoniota bacterium genome:
- a CDS encoding serine hydrolase gives MRRRFSSLFVLLFACAQFSNAQEVKVPEYFKVDTLLSDSLRQFVRSVGLDSTFNVGADGTEQVSFAVVDLDGAEPILGGVNYDNFIYPASVYKIYVAMQVLKEIYSGDYFLTSPYVVRSPNAVDVGKQIDWDPRPTLKDGDTVTINYLLDLMITRSDNSAANCLIDVARRDSINQTMHDYGWYGSEVTRKFLGRDVEDSAYKTIRGTETCALHAADFMYRVYTNQLVSPWVSMQMKALLGRQLDTTKISAGLPPNTMFYHKTGWWSFWTNDVGIVDNGKMKYIISCFTPVDEITAGPRMKELSRKVFDLLKRRDGN, from the coding sequence ATGCGCCGCCGCTTTAGCTCGTTGTTCGTGTTGCTTTTCGCCTGCGCGCAATTCTCCAACGCGCAAGAAGTGAAAGTCCCGGAATATTTCAAAGTAGATACTCTTCTTTCCGATTCCCTCAGACAGTTCGTCAGGTCAGTCGGTCTAGACAGTACCTTTAATGTCGGAGCCGACGGCACGGAGCAGGTATCTTTCGCTGTAGTGGACCTCGATGGAGCGGAACCCATTCTCGGGGGAGTTAACTACGATAATTTCATTTATCCCGCCAGTGTCTACAAAATATATGTCGCAATGCAGGTGCTGAAGGAAATATATAGTGGCGACTATTTTCTGACGTCCCCATATGTAGTGAGGTCACCAAATGCAGTGGATGTGGGTAAACAGATCGACTGGGACCCCCGCCCGACGTTAAAGGACGGTGATACGGTCACGATCAATTATCTCCTCGATCTCATGATCACGCGAAGCGATAATTCCGCGGCGAATTGTTTGATCGATGTGGCACGGAGAGACAGCATAAATCAAACAATGCACGACTACGGATGGTACGGCAGTGAAGTCACCAGAAAATTTCTAGGGAGGGATGTTGAAGACTCGGCCTACAAAACCATTCGCGGCACCGAAACGTGCGCGCTTCACGCCGCCGATTTCATGTACAGGGTTTATACGAATCAGCTCGTAAGCCCATGGGTCAGCATGCAAATGAAGGCTCTCCTCGGCAGACAGCTCGACACGACAAAAATATCGGCCGGACTTCCGCCTAACACAATGTTTTATCACAAAACAGGATGGTGGAGTTTTTGGACAAACGATGTCGGTATAGTAGATAACGGAAAAATGAAATACATCATTTCGTGTTTCACTCCCGTCGACGAAATCACTGCTGGCCCGAGAATGAAAGAATTGTCCCGCAAGGTATTTGATTTGTTGAAGCGAAGAGACGGTAACTGA
- a CDS encoding FG-GAP-like repeat-containing protein, protein MKEMLRLVAIAIVMISSAAGLYAQTISSFNPLAARVGSTVVITGTGFSSTASNNTVRFGQETATVSNATSTSLTVVVPVSASYGPISVEVAGSGTAISTLSFDPEFSSGDLSTSSGTLSQTISIGGSPSVPFLVDMDGDGKPDVLITRPSAGTISYLHNTSSSGTISFASPQELSTGTAYSKRIVTADFDGDGRTDFLVVSESGVNLFRNTGTSSNPSFTLWQTFNNPDMTGGSWQVQSGEIELGQSIGILALIVGEEPPSSFPDNSVVWVPNYITNMRAEDVVVADFNGDGMPDFAIAYAGDPAVNVNGRVRVYLTQKVFGITTFNLAYDAEIHQPVFNNELDAYSLAVGDLNGDGRPDLVVGGNFDAFSSSGMVSVLMNVNGNSFVPALNWYQNARTERVVVADFDGDSKPDIGYESIDDHTIRVRRNECSGDTIQFSDPVVLSSTLGENSLQVADYDGDGMPDLVWASEAGGNYIKIARNTSTSGSISFASPVSVNVSGFDFPGAIAVGDLDGDGRPDVVTVKQVSDEVGVIQNEVPPYSLSHSTINMSPDSILKNGTSTATLQIKDVNGNSLSTSGLSVAFSLTGSGTSSGTFGATTNGSGTYSATFTGTAVGTQNGVTANINGSPLSSAPAGITVSAGTASIAHSTITISRSQLAASSSATVCLQARDANGDSLTTGGLTGITFFLTGSGTSSGSFGTVADSGNGKYYTTFTASTSGTARSVSARSSTDTVKTTLPTVTVNAGTFSTSTSVLSVSATSVLIYDSISVTLQVKDGSGNNVTVGGLDVEIQIFGSTNPYDNGKGYLTSVVDNQNGTYSAKFIGLSPGSGTGLIAYIYNPNPGYMTYQMVYSFPSQVTVNPRPFSFANSYVAVSQATTIVGGQVYFSFIANNDLNQAYTQQDITVAITLTNDGTASGSALGALQYTNSGYYSYIWQASGVGTARTLIATVNGDTVKTTRPTITVLPYGTALSYPGHSQTAVPTDTTFSWYASSGATSYRVQIVADSSNGTIIVDSSGITGTQLAVSGLWNYRNYVWRVVVYLDTVQGAYSNDYSFRTVVRAPILASPTPRETNMQTTVPFKWDSTLGANSYELQLATDSLFNTIVSDRTGLTTFIDTLSSLSAGTRYFWRVTASGDGGTSGYSEVRSFTAADHSLAVQATDFKALPDIGSVTLSWRTQSELNNAGFNVLRKDPGSSEFKLISTYASNDSLRGIGTSPTGRSYDFTDNRINSGSKYSYEFQCVSSSGASNYLDTLSVTTAIPKSYALYQNYPNPFNPSTTIRFDLKQSSNVVLEIFNTIGQRVEEFNYGQMNAGRFNESINMSRFASGVYFYRIIVNSIDNERFVSIKKLVLLK, encoded by the coding sequence ATGAAAGAGATGCTAAGGCTTGTCGCGATTGCAATTGTGATGATAAGTTCTGCTGCGGGTTTGTATGCGCAAACGATCAGCTCGTTCAACCCGCTGGCAGCAAGAGTGGGGAGCACCGTTGTAATCACCGGTACTGGATTCAGTTCCACCGCATCGAATAACACCGTTCGGTTCGGCCAGGAAACAGCGACTGTAAGCAACGCCACTTCCACGTCGCTCACTGTCGTCGTGCCGGTCTCAGCTTCATATGGCCCCATAAGCGTCGAAGTCGCCGGCTCAGGGACTGCGATTTCCACTCTATCCTTCGATCCGGAATTTTCATCGGGCGATTTGTCCACCTCATCCGGCACACTCAGTCAGACAATCTCTATCGGCGGAAGTCCGTCAGTGCCATTTCTCGTCGACATGGACGGTGATGGAAAGCCTGATGTTCTGATAACCCGTCCATCTGCTGGCACGATTTCGTATCTGCACAACACGAGTTCGTCCGGAACCATTTCATTTGCCTCACCACAGGAACTGTCAACAGGTACTGCTTATTCAAAACGAATCGTAACGGCCGACTTTGATGGAGACGGCAGGACAGACTTCCTTGTAGTTTCGGAGTCGGGCGTAAACCTCTTCCGAAACACCGGCACTTCTTCGAATCCGAGTTTCACTCTTTGGCAGACTTTCAATAATCCCGATATGACCGGCGGTTCATGGCAGGTTCAATCAGGAGAGATAGAATTAGGGCAGTCCATCGGTATCCTGGCGCTTATTGTCGGCGAGGAACCTCCCTCGTCATTCCCGGATAACAGCGTGGTCTGGGTCCCGAATTATATCACCAACATGAGAGCGGAAGATGTCGTAGTCGCCGACTTCAACGGAGACGGCATGCCGGATTTCGCAATAGCCTATGCAGGAGATCCGGCCGTGAATGTAAACGGTCGAGTGAGGGTGTATCTGACCCAGAAGGTTTTTGGGATCACCACTTTCAATCTAGCGTACGATGCCGAGATACATCAGCCGGTATTCAATAACGAACTGGACGCTTACAGCCTCGCCGTCGGCGATCTCAACGGCGACGGGAGACCCGACCTGGTCGTTGGAGGAAACTTCGATGCCTTCTCTTCATCTGGCATGGTTAGCGTCTTGATGAATGTGAACGGAAATAGTTTCGTGCCCGCATTGAATTGGTATCAGAATGCGCGTACCGAGCGCGTGGTCGTCGCCGATTTTGACGGCGATTCGAAACCCGACATTGGATATGAATCGATCGACGATCACACGATTCGCGTCCGAAGGAACGAATGCTCCGGCGATACGATCCAGTTTTCCGATCCTGTCGTATTGTCATCCACCTTGGGTGAGAACTCATTACAGGTTGCAGACTATGACGGCGACGGGATGCCAGATCTTGTTTGGGCAAGCGAAGCGGGAGGTAACTACATAAAGATCGCGCGGAATACAAGCACATCAGGATCGATTTCATTTGCATCCCCCGTATCGGTCAATGTCTCGGGATTCGATTTCCCGGGCGCCATTGCCGTCGGTGACCTCGATGGAGACGGTCGGCCGGACGTAGTGACAGTAAAACAAGTTTCCGACGAAGTTGGCGTAATCCAGAACGAGGTGCCTCCTTATTCTCTATCACACTCCACAATCAACATGTCTCCCGACTCTATCTTGAAAAATGGAACCTCTACTGCGACACTCCAGATCAAGGACGTGAACGGCAACAGTCTCTCCACTTCCGGACTTTCAGTTGCGTTCTCGCTAACAGGGAGCGGCACCAGCTCTGGCACATTCGGTGCGACCACGAATGGTAGCGGAACGTATTCGGCAACATTTACCGGAACTGCAGTCGGAACTCAGAACGGAGTCACCGCGAACATAAACGGTTCGCCTCTTTCGTCAGCTCCCGCGGGGATCACAGTTTCGGCAGGTACAGCTTCGATCGCGCATTCGACGATAACAATCTCGCGCTCGCAGCTGGCAGCCTCATCGTCCGCAACCGTCTGCTTGCAGGCACGAGACGCGAACGGAGACTCGCTGACTACAGGCGGCCTGACAGGAATAACATTCTTCCTTACCGGCTCAGGAACAAGCTCGGGTTCTTTCGGAACGGTTGCTGACAGCGGTAACGGGAAATATTACACGACATTCACAGCGTCCACTTCAGGTACCGCAAGAAGCGTTAGCGCGCGATCTTCGACTGACACCGTGAAGACAACTCTTCCGACGGTGACCGTAAACGCAGGAACATTTTCCACGAGCACCTCAGTGCTAAGCGTCTCGGCTACTTCAGTACTGATTTATGACTCGATCTCCGTGACATTGCAGGTTAAAGACGGCTCGGGTAACAACGTGACGGTCGGGGGCCTGGATGTCGAGATTCAGATATTCGGTAGCACCAACCCTTACGACAATGGCAAGGGTTATTTGACGTCTGTCGTCGACAATCAGAATGGAACCTACTCGGCGAAGTTTATAGGCCTTTCTCCGGGATCCGGGACGGGTTTAATCGCTTATATCTATAATCCCAATCCCGGTTACATGACATATCAGATGGTGTATTCCTTCCCTTCGCAGGTGACTGTCAATCCTCGTCCATTCTCTTTCGCGAACTCGTATGTGGCCGTGAGCCAAGCGACGACAATTGTCGGAGGTCAGGTATACTTTTCTTTTATCGCCAATAATGACTTGAACCAAGCGTACACGCAGCAGGACATTACTGTCGCGATTACTCTTACGAACGACGGCACGGCGAGCGGCTCAGCGCTCGGTGCACTCCAATACACGAACTCAGGATATTATTCATACATATGGCAGGCTTCCGGGGTCGGGACCGCGCGCACTCTCATAGCGACTGTGAATGGTGATACGGTAAAGACAACAAGGCCCACCATAACCGTGCTGCCGTACGGCACCGCCCTCAGTTACCCGGGTCATTCTCAAACTGCTGTACCTACCGACACGACGTTCAGCTGGTACGCTTCGTCCGGGGCGACTTCATATCGGGTGCAGATCGTCGCCGACTCTTCAAACGGGACCATCATTGTCGATTCGAGCGGTATCACCGGGACTCAACTAGCGGTTTCGGGTCTATGGAATTACAGAAATTACGTCTGGCGTGTCGTGGTGTACCTCGACACGGTTCAGGGCGCCTATTCCAACGACTATTCGTTCAGAACTGTCGTGCGTGCACCGATTCTCGCATCACCGACTCCGAGAGAGACCAACATGCAGACAACAGTCCCGTTCAAGTGGGATTCCACACTCGGTGCGAATTCATATGAGTTGCAGTTGGCTACGGATTCTTTATTTAATACAATCGTAAGCGATCGGACAGGATTGACGACGTTCATAGATACATTGAGTTCGCTTTCTGCCGGCACGAGGTATTTCTGGCGAGTGACGGCATCAGGTGACGGAGGGACAAGCGGATATTCCGAGGTCAGGAGCTTCACCGCGGCGGACCATTCACTCGCCGTCCAGGCGACTGACTTCAAAGCATTGCCCGATATCGGCTCGGTCACCCTTTCCTGGCGCACTCAATCGGAACTCAATAATGCCGGCTTCAATGTTCTACGCAAGGATCCTGGATCGTCTGAATTCAAACTCATCTCCACCTATGCGTCGAATGACAGTCTGAGAGGCATCGGAACAAGCCCGACGGGAAGGAGCTATGATTTCACGGACAACAGGATCAACTCCGGCAGCAAATACTCGTACGAATTTCAATGCGTGTCGTCGAGCGGAGCAAGCAACTATCTCGACACACTGAGTGTCACAACGGCAATTCCGAAGTCCTATGCACTGTACCAGAATTATCCAAATCCATTCAACCCCTCGACGACCATCAGGTTCGATTTGAAACAAAGTTCGAATGTCGTTCTGGAAATTTTCAACACCATCGGACAACGAGTGGAAGAATTCAATTATGGACAGATGAACGCGGGAAGATTCAACGAGAGCATAAACATGTCGAGGTTTGCAAGCGGCGTGTACTTCTACCGAATCATCGTAAATAGTATCGACAACGAGAGATTCGTGTCGATAAAGAAACTCGTTCTGTTGAAATAA
- a CDS encoding T9SS type A sorting domain-containing protein, producing MRRLIYSCSIVLSLIFCEYAFSQTPVQPPGSGTMGDPYQVGTLSNLAWIQDVANDTAWNSYYVQTADIDASSDSTWNSHYGFAPIGFYPGVYFGGTYDGGGHTITGLYISKVDSNYDGLFGYTQGATILNLGLINVNVTGGTAVGGLGGEFYGNTVVRNCYVTGNVSGGGLVGGLIGWTETSSSVIHSYSHASVSASLGPVGGLVGWNDFSAIDSCYSTAVVSAEPGCGGPVGGFVGESSSSTITHSHSTASVSAPGTGTSYIGGFVGQSYPTDTISTCYSNGTVTSNGSIIGGFSGYNVTSLTTDCYSTTTLVCASSCDWVGGFVGQIQNSTDSNCYSTSNATGSVFVGGYSAEIMNSAVVSKCYSVGHVSGSALAGGFTGYVNSSTVDSSFWDMDSSGWSTSAGGEGKTDAEMKTGSTFTNALWDFSGTWAINVAVNSGYPYLIGTTDISLPVQATGFTATAAAGSISLSWRTQSEVNNAGFVVMREQSGINGWQLAGSYVTDKNLEGLGTSSSGRSYSFTDDKVISGKTYNYKIQSVSTDGTTKDLSTLTVTVDVPKSYALYQNYPNPFNPGTTVSFDLKKTSTVAIDIYNTLGQRVEELNYGTLTSGRYSESINMSRFASGVYFYRIVAQGIDNERFVSMKKLVLLK from the coding sequence ATGCGCAGATTGATATACAGCTGTTCGATTGTACTCTCACTCATCTTTTGTGAGTACGCCTTTTCTCAAACCCCCGTTCAGCCGCCCGGGAGCGGGACGATGGGAGATCCTTATCAGGTCGGCACATTGTCCAATCTTGCATGGATCCAGGACGTGGCGAACGATACTGCGTGGAATTCTTACTATGTCCAGACCGCAGACATTGATGCCTCGTCAGACTCTACATGGAACTCTCATTACGGGTTCGCTCCCATCGGTTTTTACCCCGGCGTGTATTTCGGCGGGACATACGACGGCGGCGGGCACACGATAACAGGTCTCTACATCTCGAAGGTGGACAGCAATTACGACGGCCTTTTCGGATACACTCAGGGTGCGACGATATTAAACCTCGGGCTCATCAACGTGAACGTAACCGGAGGGACCGCCGTGGGCGGATTGGGAGGAGAGTTTTACGGGAACACGGTCGTCAGAAATTGCTACGTCACGGGAAATGTATCGGGAGGAGGTCTGGTGGGCGGGCTGATCGGCTGGACGGAAACCAGCTCGAGTGTGATTCACTCATACAGCCACGCGAGTGTATCGGCTTCGCTCGGTCCGGTGGGAGGACTCGTGGGTTGGAACGACTTTTCCGCGATCGACAGCTGTTACAGTACGGCAGTCGTGAGCGCTGAGCCGGGATGTGGGGGACCAGTCGGAGGATTCGTAGGTGAAAGTTCATCATCGACCATTACTCACAGTCACAGCACCGCTTCGGTTTCAGCGCCGGGGACCGGCACGAGTTACATCGGCGGATTCGTTGGGCAAAGCTATCCGACAGACACCATCAGCACCTGCTATAGCAATGGGACAGTCACGAGCAACGGCTCGATAATCGGAGGGTTCTCCGGGTACAACGTAACGTCTCTAACGACAGATTGCTATTCGACGACGACCCTCGTTTGCGCTTCATCCTGCGACTGGGTCGGCGGATTCGTTGGGCAAATCCAAAACTCAACGGACAGCAATTGTTACAGCACTTCAAACGCGACAGGCAGCGTGTTTGTCGGCGGCTATTCCGCAGAGATCATGAATAGCGCAGTCGTAAGCAAATGCTATTCGGTTGGACATGTGAGCGGTAGCGCGCTTGCCGGCGGCTTCACAGGGTATGTGAACAGTTCGACGGTCGACAGCTCATTCTGGGACATGGACTCGTCCGGCTGGAGTACGAGCGCGGGCGGTGAAGGGAAGACCGATGCTGAGATGAAGACAGGATCTACATTCACAAACGCGCTCTGGGATTTCAGCGGAACGTGGGCAATAAACGTCGCAGTGAATAGTGGATATCCATACCTAATAGGTACGACTGATATTTCACTTCCTGTCCAGGCAACCGGTTTTACGGCTACTGCCGCCGCAGGTTCGATTTCGCTTTCGTGGAGAACACAATCGGAAGTGAATAATGCGGGATTTGTGGTGATGAGAGAGCAGTCAGGTATTAACGGTTGGCAGTTAGCTGGTAGTTACGTGACAGACAAGAATCTTGAAGGATTAGGTACAAGCAGTTCCGGGAGAAGTTATTCATTCACCGATGATAAAGTCATTTCAGGTAAAACATATAACTACAAAATCCAGAGCGTATCTACTGATGGAACTACAAAAGACTTATCTACTCTAACCGTTACTGTAGACGTACCGAAGAGTTATGCATTGTACCAGAACTATCCGAATCCTTTTAATCCAGGTACAACCGTAAGCTTCGACCTGAAAAAGACTTCGACTGTGGCAATAGACATTTACAATACACTCGGCCAACGCGTCGAAGAGTTGAATTATGGCACCTTGACTTCGGGTAGGTACAGCGAGAGCATAAACATGTCGAGGTTTGCAAGCGGCGTGTACTTCTACAGGATCGTCGCACAGGGAATCGACAACGAGAGATTTGTTTCGATGAAGAAGCTGGTGCTGTTGAAGTAG
- a CDS encoding DUF2203 domain-containing protein, translating to MSSNSRHFTLDEARSVLGTLLPDLSRMVELKKILNAKNYDVYRHAYFGGGGPNGTKHYPPELEELVEIAQHFAEAGVAVKSLDQGLIDFPHIRKNGEEVYLCYKLGEDDILFWHPIKTGFAGRKSTTQL from the coding sequence ATGTCTTCTAATTCTCGGCACTTCACTCTTGACGAAGCTCGTTCTGTCCTCGGGACACTTCTTCCCGACTTATCGCGGATGGTGGAGCTGAAGAAAATCCTCAACGCGAAGAACTATGATGTCTATCGGCATGCGTATTTCGGCGGCGGCGGTCCGAACGGCACCAAACACTATCCGCCGGAGCTTGAGGAGTTGGTGGAAATAGCGCAGCACTTCGCTGAAGCCGGCGTCGCTGTGAAGAGCCTGGATCAGGGTCTGATTGACTTTCCACATATCAGAAAAAATGGTGAAGAAGTCTACCTCTGTTACAAACTGGGGGAAGACGACATACTTTTCTGGCATCCCATCAAAACAGGATTTGCCGGAAGAAAAAGCACAACACAATTGTGA
- a CDS encoding proline dehydrogenase family protein → MNPLNNMMVSTLQVFPKSFIKKFAMRYIAGEHIEDAVSLVRKLNTSRMMATIDVLGENITTKDEALESTRAAEEVLQVISASNLDANLSIKLTQFGLNIDKDFCFNNVKRILDTARSRGNFVRIDMEDSSTTTATLDIYERFRKAGFDNTGVVIQAYMRRSESDVKRLIDMKANVRLCKGIYIEPESIAFKKKDEIRKNYVKLLNMLMEAKSGVAVATHDDYLIDAAYESISRFGLKPSEYEFQMLLGVRADLRDRIVADGKMLRVYVPFGKHWYAYSIRRFKENPQVAGYVFKAVFTGR, encoded by the coding sequence ATGAACCCGCTGAACAACATGATGGTCTCAACTCTACAGGTATTCCCAAAATCGTTCATAAAAAAATTCGCGATGCGTTATATCGCTGGTGAACATATCGAGGACGCAGTCTCACTTGTCAGGAAACTTAACACTAGTCGGATGATGGCTACTATCGATGTCCTCGGAGAAAACATCACTACCAAGGACGAGGCTCTCGAATCGACGAGAGCGGCGGAAGAGGTGCTCCAGGTCATAAGCGCGAGCAATCTGGATGCAAATCTTTCGATCAAACTGACCCAATTCGGTCTTAACATCGACAAGGATTTTTGCTTTAATAATGTAAAGAGGATTCTCGACACAGCAAGGAGCCGTGGGAATTTTGTCCGCATCGACATGGAGGACTCCTCTACTACAACAGCTACACTCGACATCTACGAGCGATTTCGCAAAGCAGGGTTTGATAACACCGGAGTCGTGATCCAGGCATACATGCGAAGGAGCGAGTCTGACGTCAAGAGACTCATCGATATGAAAGCCAACGTCAGATTGTGCAAAGGGATTTATATTGAACCTGAGAGCATTGCGTTTAAGAAAAAGGACGAGATTAGGAAAAATTATGTCAAGCTGCTGAACATGTTGATGGAAGCGAAATCCGGAGTCGCGGTCGCGACGCATGACGATTATCTGATTGATGCCGCTTACGAGTCGATATCGCGCTTCGGCCTCAAACCGTCCGAATACGAGTTCCAGATGCTCCTGGGCGTCAGAGCTGACCTCAGAGACAGGATCGTAGCGGACGGAAAAATGCTTAGAGTGTATGTCCCGTTCGGCAAGCACTGGTACGCCTACTCGATCAGGCGATTCAAAGAGAACCCTCAGGTTGCGGGATACGTGTTCAAGGCAGTCTTCACGGGACGGTAG